Proteins encoded together in one Anaerobaca lacustris window:
- a CDS encoding MBL fold metallo-hydrolase has protein sequence MMNRTTAMAWLFVPAILLAAGSGTAPAGANEEETFEEDVIKTEQGDLKIAFIGHGTLMFTWQDKVIHVDPVSREADYTKLPKADLVLITHEHGDHLDPKALEVIRTPETKIVLTRICAEKVAGGLTMKNGDVRAVDGLKIEAVPAYNIVHKRPDGTPFHPKGNGNGYVVTFGKRRVYVAGDTENIPEMKNLKKIDIAFLPMNLPYTMTPEMAADAARMFGPKILYPYHYGQTDPNELVKVLADDKDIEVRIRKMR, from the coding sequence ATGATGAACAGAACGACAGCAATGGCCTGGTTGTTCGTTCCCGCGATACTGCTTGCAGCGGGGTCGGGAACCGCGCCGGCAGGTGCGAACGAGGAAGAGACGTTCGAAGAGGACGTGATCAAGACCGAACAGGGGGACCTGAAGATCGCCTTTATCGGTCACGGCACGCTGATGTTCACGTGGCAGGACAAGGTGATCCACGTCGATCCGGTCAGCCGGGAGGCCGATTACACCAAGCTGCCCAAGGCCGACCTCGTCCTGATCACCCACGAGCACGGCGACCATCTCGACCCCAAGGCCCTGGAGGTAATTCGCACGCCCGAGACGAAGATCGTCCTGACCAGAATCTGCGCTGAGAAGGTTGCCGGCGGTCTGACCATGAAGAACGGCGACGTGCGGGCGGTCGACGGTCTGAAGATCGAAGCGGTGCCGGCGTACAACATCGTTCACAAGCGGCCCGACGGCACGCCGTTCCATCCCAAGGGCAACGGCAACGGATACGTCGTGACGTTCGGCAAGCGGCGGGTCTACGTCGCGGGCGACACCGAGAACATCCCTGAGATGAAGAACCTCAAGAAGATCGACATCGCCTTTCTGCCGATGAACCTGCCGTACACGATGACCCCGGAGATGGCGGCCGATGCCGCCCGGATGTTCGGTCCCAAGATCCTCTATCCCTATCACTACGGACAGACCGATCCGAACGAACTCGTCAAGGTCCTGGCCGACGACAAGGATATCGAGGTCCGCATCCGCAAGATGCGTTAA
- a CDS encoding metallophosphoesterase family protein, producing MDEETIRQDTDSVTVGGLWSTVNRRTVLKSALGVAAGPVVLSLSCASSDTLSRKERPVRFGVVTDCHYADVDPAGTRFYRQSLDKLGECVDRMNAEKVDFLIELGDFKDQGRPPVERDTLAYLEEVEAVFRRFDGPTYHVLGNHDVDSISKPQSLAHVTNTGVDRTRSYYSFDVKGLHCVVLDANYRSDGADYDRGNFDWTDANIPADELDWLRRDLATARGPAVVFIHQLLDGTGAVYVKNATEVRDVLERSGKVLAVFQGHHHAGDYNEINGIHYYTLVATVEGQGAENNSYAIVEVCSNLDAIVTGYRRAACKTLTLARPTEQRV from the coding sequence ATGGACGAAGAGACGATCAGACAGGACACAGATAGCGTTACAGTTGGCGGCCTCTGGAGTACGGTAAACCGCAGGACGGTCTTGAAATCGGCTCTTGGGGTAGCGGCCGGACCGGTGGTGTTGTCGCTCTCATGCGCCTCCAGCGATACGCTGTCCCGGAAAGAGCGGCCTGTGCGGTTCGGGGTGGTCACGGACTGCCACTATGCCGACGTCGATCCGGCGGGCACGCGATTCTATCGCCAGTCACTCGATAAACTCGGCGAATGCGTGGACCGAATGAACGCCGAGAAGGTGGACTTTCTCATCGAACTGGGCGATTTCAAGGATCAGGGCCGTCCTCCCGTCGAGCGGGACACGCTGGCGTATCTCGAGGAGGTTGAAGCGGTGTTCCGGCGATTCGACGGTCCGACCTACCACGTCCTCGGCAACCACGATGTGGACAGCATCTCCAAGCCGCAGTCCCTGGCCCATGTGACCAATACCGGCGTCGATCGCACCCGCAGCTACTATTCGTTCGACGTCAAGGGCCTGCACTGCGTCGTGCTCGATGCCAACTATCGCAGCGACGGCGCCGACTACGATCGCGGCAATTTCGACTGGACCGACGCCAACATTCCCGCCGACGAACTGGATTGGCTTCGCAGAGACCTGGCCACGGCCCGTGGTCCGGCGGTCGTCTTCATCCACCAGTTGCTCGACGGGACCGGTGCGGTGTACGTCAAGAATGCGACTGAGGTGCGCGACGTCCTCGAACGTTCCGGCAAGGTCCTCGCCGTCTTCCAGGGCCACCATCATGCCGGCGACTACAACGAGATCAACGGCATTCACTACTACACGCTGGTTGCCACCGTGGAAGGCCAGGGTGCCGAGAACAATTCGTATGCGATCGTCGAGGTTTGTTCTAACCTCGATGCGATCGTCACCGGTTACCGTCGGGCGGCGTGCAAAACGTTGACCTTGGCTCGGCCCACGGAGCAGCGGGTATGA
- a CDS encoding sialate O-acetylesterase, whose amino-acid sequence MRGRRISPSRFDPTRAGEASQIRNPYVGIRNKHESPKTEIRKRPTAEGLGHVAEADERVFWVSAAGLTCKDDQVHFNAEAARQLGRRYARAVVTKQNIIPAAPWAEPRSTFCTPPDGNR is encoded by the coding sequence ATGCGGGGAAGGCGGATTTCGCCAAGCCGGTTCGATCCTACCCGCGCCGGCGAAGCAAGCCAAATCCGGAATCCGTATGTCGGAATCCGAAACAAGCACGAAAGCCCAAAGACCGAAATTCGAAAGCGGCCTACGGCCGAAGGTTTGGGACATGTGGCCGAGGCGGATGAGCGCGTCTTCTGGGTCTCGGCGGCGGGCCTGACCTGCAAAGACGATCAGGTACACTTCAACGCAGAGGCCGCCCGGCAGTTGGGACGCCGCTACGCCCGGGCCGTGGTCACGAAGCAGAACATCATACCCGCTGCTCCGTGGGCCGAGCCAAGGTCAACGTTTTGCACGCCGCCCGACGGTAACCGGTGA
- a CDS encoding aminopeptidase P family protein → MFPPETYKQRRAGLRRQISSGVVLFAGNEPSPMNYADNCYPFRQDSSFLYYFGLDEPALAAVIDVDEGTECLFGDDATVDDVIWTGPQTPLCEKAHQVGITQTAPSRNLPSFLRKASDHGRPIHLLPPCRDDQILKIGRLLDIPPQAVGARVSESLIRAVVAQRSVKAPEEIEQIELAMSVSHQMQVTAMKTARPGVVEREVVGVMAGIARSRGVRFAFEPIFSIHGETLHNPFHNNVMKAGDVAVNDSGAESPLRYASDVTRTIPVGGRFTQNQREVYSIVLNAQEAAIAAIRPGVEFRDIHRLACLRLVAGLKELGLTKGDPAEAVAAGAHTLFFQCGLGHMMGLDVHDMEGLGEDYVGYTDTIRRNPAFGWRSLRLAKAVEPGHVVTVEPGIYLIPTLIDRWKAERKCEAFINYDKVETYRDFGGVRIEDDVLVTDTGARVLGPPIPKTIAEVETLASA, encoded by the coding sequence ATGTTCCCTCCCGAAACCTACAAACAAAGACGCGCCGGGCTTCGCCGCCAGATATCGTCCGGCGTGGTGCTGTTTGCAGGCAACGAGCCCTCACCGATGAACTACGCGGACAACTGCTATCCGTTTCGGCAGGACAGTTCGTTCCTCTACTACTTCGGGCTCGATGAGCCGGCCCTGGCCGCCGTGATCGACGTGGATGAAGGCACGGAATGCCTCTTCGGCGACGATGCGACCGTCGATGACGTGATCTGGACGGGACCGCAGACGCCGCTCTGCGAGAAGGCCCACCAGGTGGGGATCACGCAAACGGCCCCAAGCCGCAATCTGCCGTCGTTTCTCAGGAAGGCGAGCGACCACGGTCGGCCGATCCACCTTCTGCCGCCCTGCCGAGACGACCAGATCCTCAAGATCGGCAGACTCCTGGACATACCACCGCAAGCCGTCGGCGCGCGCGTCTCGGAGTCGTTGATTCGCGCCGTCGTCGCGCAGCGGTCCGTGAAAGCACCGGAGGAGATCGAACAGATCGAGCTGGCGATGAGCGTCTCTCATCAAATGCAAGTGACCGCAATGAAGACGGCCCGGCCCGGCGTCGTCGAGCGCGAAGTCGTCGGCGTCATGGCAGGCATAGCGAGGTCCCGGGGTGTGCGGTTCGCCTTCGAACCCATCTTCAGCATCCACGGCGAGACGCTGCACAACCCCTTCCACAACAACGTGATGAAAGCCGGAGACGTCGCAGTCAACGACTCGGGCGCTGAGTCGCCCCTGCGGTACGCCAGTGACGTCACACGGACGATTCCGGTCGGTGGACGATTCACGCAAAATCAGCGAGAGGTCTATTCTATCGTGCTCAACGCGCAGGAGGCGGCCATTGCCGCAATCCGGCCCGGCGTGGAATTTCGCGACATCCATCGCCTGGCCTGTCTGAGGCTTGTGGCCGGACTGAAGGAACTCGGCCTGACCAAAGGCGATCCCGCCGAGGCGGTTGCGGCGGGCGCCCACACGCTGTTCTTCCAGTGCGGCCTCGGACACATGATGGGGCTCGACGTCCATGATATGGAAGGCCTGGGCGAAGACTACGTTGGCTATACCGACACCATTCGCAGGAACCCCGCGTTCGGCTGGCGCTCGCTGCGGCTGGCCAAGGCCGTCGAGCCGGGCCACGTTGTGACGGTCGAGCCGGGCATCTACTTGATTCCGACGCTGATCGACCGCTGGAAGGCCGAGCGGAAATGCGAGGCCTTCATCAACTATGACAAGGTCGAAACCTATCGCGACTTCGGCGGCGTTCGGATCGAAGACGATGTCCTCGTCACCGACACCGGCGCCCGTGTGCTGGGCCCGCCGATCCCGAAGACGATCGCTGAGGTGGAGACCCTGGCCTCCGCCTAA
- a CDS encoding sodium:solute symporter family protein, producing the protein MIYLIAILIYLFALTGIGVHMSRRVKTQADFAVAGRTLSPWVMVCTMLAVWIGTGSIVGNAGQAFRDGMAALILPSGTFIGMILLSMIAHKARSIEVSSVPEIIGSRYGRTARLLAVVALIIAYMVIVSYQFNAGGMVLEVITGKKDPIALQTADELTPSQVRKGYLVFEPQTDWTGTTTVGFQVKADDGWSPQTETFTIDVVAGRDSIEAQRQLAEEAAGNHIAVKMNSMAKIVIEGHDDDSPARLYRVASLPDSGRLILSEPKLTARDATIIAAIFIITYTMLAGLLSLAFTDIVTGTIITVSLLIAFPVLLLKAGGFGGMAEAFAAMGDRPDHMRFWGVYSPITIINYCLPVFLLILGDANQYQRIFASKNAKGARTAVLIMIFLALAIELLIISSAWISSSLIPDPENGRYVLIYAAKHFMPLPLGILFLVTVVGIIISTADSFLLVPATTFIKDVYLVHINPKASEKHVVLLSRLLVLAFGIIAYLVSLAFAESTTVFRKALYAFTIYGAAITPCLVAALFWNRSTKYGAVASILVGTVTALAWEELRFIKAALPAWAADLDAVLPAITLSVVALVGVSLLTERTNPTGTE; encoded by the coding sequence ATGATCTATCTCATTGCGATTCTCATCTATCTGTTCGCCCTGACGGGCATCGGCGTCCACATGTCACGGCGGGTCAAGACGCAGGCGGACTTCGCCGTCGCGGGCCGAACGCTGTCGCCCTGGGTGATGGTCTGCACCATGCTGGCCGTCTGGATCGGCACCGGCTCTATCGTCGGCAATGCGGGCCAGGCCTTCCGCGACGGCATGGCGGCCCTGATCCTGCCCAGCGGAACGTTCATCGGCATGATCCTGTTGTCGATGATCGCCCACAAGGCCCGATCGATCGAAGTGTCCAGCGTGCCGGAGATCATCGGGTCGCGCTACGGGCGGACCGCCCGGCTGCTGGCCGTGGTGGCTCTGATCATCGCCTATATGGTAATCGTCAGCTACCAGTTCAACGCCGGCGGCATGGTCCTCGAGGTCATCACCGGCAAGAAGGACCCGATCGCCCTACAAACCGCCGATGAGTTGACCCCCTCTCAGGTCAGAAAGGGCTACCTGGTCTTCGAGCCGCAGACCGATTGGACGGGAACGACGACCGTCGGGTTTCAGGTAAAGGCGGACGATGGCTGGTCGCCCCAGACGGAGACCTTTACGATCGACGTCGTCGCGGGCCGGGACAGCATCGAGGCGCAAAGACAACTGGCCGAAGAGGCCGCCGGGAACCACATCGCGGTGAAGATGAACTCGATGGCCAAGATCGTCATCGAAGGGCATGATGACGACAGTCCAGCGAGACTCTATCGCGTCGCGTCGTTGCCCGACTCCGGTCGGCTTATCCTGTCGGAACCGAAACTGACCGCGCGCGATGCGACCATCATCGCCGCGATCTTCATTATCACATACACGATGCTGGCCGGCCTGCTGAGCCTGGCATTCACCGATATCGTGACGGGAACCATCATCACGGTCTCGCTGCTCATCGCGTTTCCCGTGCTTCTGCTGAAGGCGGGCGGGTTCGGCGGTATGGCGGAAGCGTTTGCGGCCATGGGCGACCGGCCGGACCACATGCGCTTCTGGGGCGTCTATTCCCCCATTACCATCATCAACTACTGTCTGCCCGTCTTCCTGCTGATCCTCGGCGACGCCAATCAATACCAGCGAATCTTTGCAAGCAAGAACGCCAAAGGCGCGCGGACGGCGGTGCTGATCATGATCTTCCTGGCGCTGGCCATCGAGCTGCTGATCATCTCCAGCGCCTGGATCTCGTCCAGCCTGATCCCCGACCCCGAGAACGGTCGCTACGTGCTGATCTACGCCGCCAAGCATTTCATGCCGCTGCCGTTGGGCATTCTGTTCCTGGTCACGGTGGTGGGGATTATCATCTCGACAGCCGATTCCTTCCTGCTCGTCCCGGCCACCACCTTCATCAAAGACGTCTATCTGGTCCACATCAATCCCAAGGCCAGCGAAAAACACGTCGTGCTGCTCAGCCGTCTGCTCGTGCTGGCGTTCGGCATCATCGCGTATCTCGTGTCGCTGGCGTTCGCCGAATCGACCACCGTCTTCCGCAAGGCGTTGTATGCGTTCACGATCTATGGCGCCGCGATTACGCCGTGCCTGGTGGCCGCGTTGTTCTGGAATCGCTCGACGAAGTACGGCGCCGTCGCGTCCATTCTCGTCGGCACGGTCACGGCTCTGGCCTGGGAAGAGTTGCGATTCATCAAGGCGGCCCTTCCGGCGTGGGCGGCGGACCTCGACGCAGTACTGCCGGCCATCACGCTCTCCGTCGTCGCTCTCGTGGGCGTCAGTCTGCTGACGGAACGAACGAACCCGACCGGTACGGAATAG
- a CDS encoding M2 family metallopeptidase: MRTIVVWSAPLLVSMLGLGCASGDRKDGPAGFIEARTATIAPLATQANLTYWDATTTGNPQAWDRYEALQLAIRRVYSSREDFARIKAFKESGTIDDPRVVRQIDKLYYAYLQNQIEPELLAQIVTLDTQIQKTYNSYRGRIDGQDVTMSDIYTLMTTEANTPKREAAWRASRQVGNAITTDLLRLVKLRNEAARQLGFDNYHTMAIVTGEQDVAELDRIFEELDALTREPFAELKKELDAILAEGYGIAPETLMPWHYHDPFFQRTPLVYDLDLDQYYKGRDIEDLARRYFAGVDLPVDDILARSDLYDREGKYPHAYGFDADREGDTRVLCNLQDTERWMETLLHELGHALYSKYHDRREPWLLREPAHSFTTEAVAMLFGRLSRNATWMQQMLGLSDEETAGVKAVSDRYLRFQQILFARWAMVMVHFEKALYADPDGDLNDLWWDLVERYQFVQRPPEPADAGWASKLHFTTAPCYYHNYMLGELLASQWHHHIVRQILKLDSDEGLSYVGERRVGRYLRDNVLGPGARYRWDEMIVRSTGEPLTPTYFVEQFIN; this comes from the coding sequence ATGAGAACGATAGTCGTTTGGAGTGCTCCGCTGCTTGTGAGCATGCTCGGGCTCGGCTGTGCGTCGGGCGACAGGAAGGACGGGCCGGCGGGTTTTATCGAGGCGCGCACGGCCACCATCGCCCCGCTGGCGACCCAGGCCAATCTGACGTACTGGGACGCCACGACGACGGGCAACCCGCAGGCGTGGGACAGGTACGAGGCCCTGCAGCTTGCGATTCGACGAGTCTACAGCAGCCGAGAGGACTTCGCCCGCATCAAGGCGTTCAAGGAGTCGGGGACCATCGACGACCCGCGCGTGGTGCGCCAGATCGACAAGCTCTACTACGCCTACCTCCAGAACCAGATCGAGCCTGAGTTGCTGGCACAGATCGTGACGCTGGATACGCAGATCCAGAAAACCTACAACAGCTATCGCGGCCGCATCGACGGTCAGGATGTCACCATGAGCGACATCTACACGCTCATGACGACGGAGGCAAACACGCCGAAGCGAGAGGCGGCCTGGCGCGCCAGTCGGCAGGTGGGCAACGCGATCACCACAGACCTTCTTCGCCTGGTGAAGCTTCGCAACGAGGCGGCCCGGCAACTCGGCTTCGACAATTACCACACGATGGCCATCGTCACGGGCGAGCAGGACGTCGCGGAACTCGATCGCATCTTCGAAGAACTGGACGCGCTGACCCGCGAACCGTTCGCCGAGCTGAAGAAGGAGCTGGACGCCATTCTGGCCGAGGGGTACGGAATTGCCCCGGAGACGCTGATGCCCTGGCATTATCACGATCCGTTCTTCCAGCGGACGCCGCTCGTCTATGACCTGGACCTGGACCAGTACTATAAGGGCCGCGACATCGAGGACCTGGCCCGTCGCTACTTCGCCGGCGTGGACCTGCCCGTCGATGACATCCTGGCCCGCAGCGACCTGTACGACCGCGAGGGAAAGTACCCACACGCCTACGGCTTCGACGCCGACCGCGAAGGCGACACCCGCGTACTCTGCAATTTGCAGGACACCGAGCGGTGGATGGAGACCCTTCTGCACGAGCTGGGCCACGCCCTGTACAGCAAGTACCACGACCGCCGCGAACCCTGGCTGCTGCGCGAGCCGGCACACAGCTTCACCACGGAGGCGGTCGCCATGCTCTTCGGGCGGCTCAGCCGCAATGCCACCTGGATGCAACAGATGCTGGGACTGTCCGACGAGGAGACCGCCGGAGTCAAGGCCGTCAGCGACCGCTATCTGCGATTCCAGCAGATCCTTTTCGCCCGCTGGGCGATGGTGATGGTCCACTTCGAGAAGGCCCTCTACGCCGATCCCGACGGCGACTTGAACGACCTGTGGTGGGACCTCGTCGAGCGATACCAGTTCGTCCAGCGCCCGCCGGAACCCGCCGACGCCGGCTGGGCCTCGAAGCTGCACTTCACCACCGCGCCCTGCTACTATCATAACTACATGCTCGGCGAACTGCTGGCCTCGCAATGGCACCATCACATCGTCCGCCAGATATTGAAGCTTGATTCGGACGAGGGGCTCAGCTATGTTGGCGAGCGGCGCGTGGGCCGATACCTCCGGGACAACGTGCTCGGCCCGGGGGCCCGCTACCGGTGGGACGAGATGATCGTGCGCTCGACCGGCGAGCCGCTGACGCCTACGTACTTTGTCGAGCAGTTCATCAATTGA
- a CDS encoding HepT-like ribonuclease domain-containing protein: protein MNNRTRKLLFDVQDSARSIRHWCQNRTFTEYESDRQFRRAVEREFEIIGEALNLLSHEDPVTAARIHHLSRIVGFRNRVIHGYDTIDDATVWGVVESHLPALLAEVEALLQKPDAEP, encoded by the coding sequence ATGAACAACCGCACCCGGAAACTGCTGTTTGACGTCCAGGATTCGGCGCGCAGCATTCGCCATTGGTGCCAGAATCGCACCTTTACCGAATATGAATCCGATCGTCAGTTCCGTCGCGCGGTCGAGCGAGAGTTCGAGATCATCGGCGAGGCGCTCAACCTGCTCTCACACGAAGACCCCGTCACGGCTGCCCGTATTCATCACCTGTCTCGGATTGTGGGCTTTCGCAACCGAGTCATTCACGGCTACGACACCATCGACGATGCCACGGTCTGGGGCGTTGTCGAAAGTCACTTGCCAGCCCTGCTTGCCGAAGTCGAAGCCCTCCTGCAGAAACCGGATGCAGAGCCGTAG
- a CDS encoding nucleotidyltransferase family protein produces the protein MVALTEQNRAALTQLCQHYRVERLYVFGSAVSGRFDAAHSDLDFLVCFADRQPNSEYAARHLGFAEDLEQLFRRPVDLLTEQSIRNPYLRQEIESTRKLVYEQPHPETAV, from the coding sequence ATGGTAGCTCTGACAGAACAGAACCGAGCGGCTCTGACGCAGCTGTGCCAACACTATCGAGTCGAACGACTTTACGTATTCGGGTCGGCGGTCTCGGGGCGTTTCGATGCGGCGCACAGTGACCTCGATTTCCTGGTCTGCTTCGCCGATCGCCAGCCCAACAGTGAGTATGCAGCGCGTCACCTCGGATTCGCAGAGGATCTCGAACAGCTCTTCCGTCGCCCGGTCGACCTGCTGACAGAGCAGTCGATCCGGAATCCGTATCTCCGTCAGGAGATCGAATCCACCCGGAAACTTGTATATGAACAACCGCACCCGGAAACTGCTGTTTGA